A window of Nitrospinota bacterium genomic DNA:
ATATCAGCCCCCTGTTTAATAAAGACTCTTCATACCAAGCACTTTTGGGATGCTTCTTTATAATCCTTGTTAACTCCTTTATGGCCATATCATCTTTTTCTTGGCTTAGATAGGCCTTTGCAACCATATACATCGCTCTATCCAAATCTTTATCCTTCGGATATAATCGAATCATCTTTTTAAAATACTCTATGGCCAAATCATATTCTCTTTTTTTATAATAAGACCAGCCCAATCCATATAAGACCTTACTTAAAAAAGGATAATCAGAATTCTCGTTAAGAAATCCAAGATAGATCTCGATTGCTTTATCGTAATTTCCTATGTGAAAAAAACTCTCTCCAAGTTGAAATTTTGCTTCTCCCAATAAGTTAAAGTCTGTATATTGACTGATGAGGAATTGAAGATTAATCATTGCTTCTTCAAATCTCTTTTGTTTAAAGAGAATTTTAGATGCTCGAAAGATACAGTCCGGTACTAATGAACTCTTAGGAAAATCTTTATAGACTTTTTGATAATTTTCTAATGACCTCTCTAATTGACCTTTCTTCTCATACAGTATTCCTAAAGAATAATATGTGTAGTCTAAATATTGGCTCTTTGGATATTCCGTTGCTAACCTTTCATAAACAGCTATAGCTTTCTCATATTCTTTAAGATTAAAATAGGATTCTCCTTTCCAGTATAATACTTCCGAAGACAATTGATTATTTGGCCATCTGGAGAGGAAGTTATCAAATTCATCTATTGCTAAGGAGTATCTTTGATCTTTAAAATAACTCTTTCCAATCATCAATAAAGAATTGTTAACTAAAGGGCTCTCTGGGTAGTCTTTGATCAAACGTTTATAATTCTTTACAGCCCTTTGATAGTCTTCTTTTGAAAAAAAGGATTCCGCCAAAAAAAACCGTACTAAATCCCTTTTCTTTCCCTTAGGAAACTTTTCAAGATATTTCTCAAACTCCTTGATGGCTAAGTCATAGAGCTTATCATTATAGGCCTTTATACCAAAGGAATATATTTGAAACTCCTGACTTAAAGTTTTGCCATAAATCGATGTATGAGATGACAGGAATATAGTTAAGAAGATGAAAAGAAAAAGGGGAAATCTATGTTTTATTTGCTCTTTATTCCTCAGTATGGCAGAATCTACAAGCCTCATAACCTGCCTCTAAAGCCTCTCCTGGATTCTTGAACCATATCTTATCTTCACTGCTTAAGCCCAGGGCATATCTACATTGTGGATTGTGATATCTTTTTCTTTTGGACTTTAGAGAACCGACAAATTTCTTACCAGAAGAGAATACATAATTCTCCTTTGGTCTTTCTCTCAATAAAGTCTCTGAAGAAACCTTTTGAATTTCGGGTTTATCGTTATCATATGTCTCTAAAACAAAAAGGTTCTTTAATCTCCAGATAATCCAGTAAAGTGCAAAAGATATGGATTCTATTATTTTACTTAACATTTGATAGATTCATTTAAATTCAAGATTTCTATTCTTAGTAAGAATTTAACACACTTCATGAAAAAGTCAATACAAACTCCTCTCCATTTCAAATCTATACATAAACAACACAGTTATCTATCAATCTGGCTTTGCCAATCGTGACGGCTACTGCTATAAGAGCTTTATCTTCTATAACATTAAAAGGTTCTAGAGTTTCCGGATTACATATATCAATATAATCAATGACTGTTCTTTTCTCTGATTTTATAATCCTTTCCATCTCATCCATTATTATCTTAGCGTTAAACTCTCCCTTCTTTATCATATCCTCAGCCCTCTTAAGTGCCCTATTAAGTGAAAGGGCCGATAATCTCTCCTCTTTGCTCAGATAACTATTTCTGGAACTCATCGCTAATCCATCACTCTCTCTTAAGATAGGCAAACCAATAACCTCTACATCCATATTAAGATCCTTGACCATCTTCTTTATTACCAGTAACTGCTGGAAGTCCTTCTCTCCAAAATAAGCCTTATGAGGTTTACATATGTTAAAAAGCTTTGCCACCACGGTTGCAACCCCTCTAAAGTGTCCGGGCCTTGATCTCCCACATAACCTTTCTGTAATCTTTTCAACATTTACATATGTATAGAATTTTTCGGAATACATCTCATCAACGTTTGGATGGAATACTATATCAACACCCACTTCTTTAGATTTCTTTATATCGGACTCTATATCTCTTGGATATTGACCGTAGTCCTCACCAGCAATAAATTGAGTAGGATTTACAAAAATGCTTATAATCAACCTTTCTGTATCCTTCTTTGCCTTGCGCATAAGACTCAGATGACCCTCATGAAGGAAACCCATTGTAGGAACTAAACCAATGATATGACCCTGCTTTCTTAATTTATTAGAGATAAATTGCATTTCCTCTACAGATTCTATAATTTTCATTTTGCCTTCCCTCTAAGAATAACTGTGCTCATCATCAGGGAAATCTCCTTTGATTACTTCATCTCTAAATTCCTCAACCGCTTTTATTATAATTTGACCAAGCTCAGCATATTTCTTAACAAACTTTGGGGTAAAACCTTCAAATAATCCAAGCATATCATGAAGAACTAAAACCTGACCATCGCAATCAGGTCCAGCACCAATTCCGATTGTTGGAATATTTAGCTTTTTAGTTATCTTATGAGCCAATTTTAAAGGCATTCCCTCCAAAATCACAGAAAATGCGCCTGCCCTCTCCACAGCCAGGGCATCCTCAATAATCCTCTCCTCTTCAACTCTATCCCTACCTTGAACCTTATAACCTCCAAATTTGTAAAAGGATTGCGGTGTTAGACCTATATGGCCCATTACCGGTATACCTGCATCTACAATCCCCTTTATCCTGTCCTCAACCACCATACCTCCCTCTAACTTTACTGCCTCAGCATAGCCTTCGGCAATCAAACGACCTGCATTTCTAATGGCATCCTCCTTAGATACCTGAAATGTAAGAAACGGCATGTCTGCTACTATCATTGCCTTGCAGTTCGCCCTTGAAACAGCTTTTGTATGATGAATGATATCATCTAAGGTTACAAATGTAGTGTTATGATAACCCAAGACGACCATACCTAAAGAATCACCCACCAAAATGATATCTATTCCTACTTCATCAAGAATTTTGGCAAAGGGAAAATCATAAGCCGTTAACATGGTAATCTTCTTTCCCTCTTTTTTCATGCTAAAGATTTTTGTTGTTGTAATCTTTTTCCTTTCCATGGTTTTTGCCTCCTTATAAAAAAAGGCCTTCTGGACCAATTCCAGAAGGCCTCT
This region includes:
- a CDS encoding tetratricopeptide repeat protein, with amino-acid sequence MRLVDSAILRNKEQIKHRFPLFLFIFLTIFLSSHTSIYGKTLSQEFQIYSFGIKAYNDKLYDLAIKEFEKYLEKFPKGKKRDLVRFFLAESFFSKEDYQRAVKNYKRLIKDYPESPLVNNSLLMIGKSYFKDQRYSLAIDEFDNFLSRWPNNQLSSEVLYWKGESYFNLKEYEKAIAVYERLATEYPKSQYLDYTYYSLGILYEKKGQLERSLENYQKVYKDFPKSSLVPDCIFRASKILFKQKRFEEAMINLQFLISQYTDFNLLGEAKFQLGESFFHIGNYDKAIEIYLGFLNENSDYPFLSKVLYGLGWSYYKKREYDLAIEYFKKMIRLYPKDKDLDRAMYMVAKAYLSQEKDDMAIKELTRIIKKHPKSAWYEESLLNRGLIYYKKGFYSESLKDYQNIVTLSKNREVKSIVYYIIGEDLFHKGDYKAAIGYYSEVIHSDRGKDETYD
- the panC gene encoding pantoate--beta-alanine ligase gives rise to the protein MKIIESVEEMQFISNKLRKQGHIIGLVPTMGFLHEGHLSLMRKAKKDTERLIISIFVNPTQFIAGEDYGQYPRDIESDIKKSKEVGVDIVFHPNVDEMYSEKFYTYVNVEKITERLCGRSRPGHFRGVATVVAKLFNICKPHKAYFGEKDFQQLLVIKKMVKDLNMDVEVIGLPILRESDGLAMSSRNSYLSKEERLSALSLNRALKRAEDMIKKGEFNAKIIMDEMERIIKSEKRTVIDYIDICNPETLEPFNVIEDKALIAVAVTIGKARLIDNCVVYV
- the panB gene encoding 3-methyl-2-oxobutanoate hydroxymethyltransferase, whose amino-acid sequence is MERKKITTTKIFSMKKEGKKITMLTAYDFPFAKILDEVGIDIILVGDSLGMVVLGYHNTTFVTLDDIIHHTKAVSRANCKAMIVADMPFLTFQVSKEDAIRNAGRLIAEGYAEAVKLEGGMVVEDRIKGIVDAGIPVMGHIGLTPQSFYKFGGYKVQGRDRVEEERIIEDALAVERAGAFSVILEGMPLKLAHKITKKLNIPTIGIGAGPDCDGQVLVLHDMLGLFEGFTPKFVKKYAELGQIIIKAVEEFRDEVIKGDFPDDEHSYS